AATAAAGCCATTGCCCTTCACTTGAGCAAAATCTCTCACTCTCTTTAAAAGCCTATTGGCTATCCTTGGCGTTCCCCTGGAACGGCGACCCAGCTCATAAGCAGCCTCATCGTTGATGCCTATATTCAATATGGCTGATGACCTTTTTATGATCTCACTTAATTCCTCAACAGAATAAAACTCCAACCTCATGATTACACCAAATCTGTCCCTTAGAGGAGAAGTCATCAATCCAGCCCTTGTCGTCGCTCCTATAAGAGTAAAATGTGGCAAATCGAGCCGCAGCGATCTTGCACTTGGTCCTTTTCCAATTATTATATCTAATTCAAAGTCTTCCATAGCTGGATATAAAATTTCTTCCACACTTCTATTAAGCCTGTGTATTTCATCAATAAAAAGAATATCATTTTCTTGTAGGTTAGTAAGTATCGCTGCTAAATCTCCTGCTCTTTCTATGGCTGGTCCCGAAGTTATTCTAATGCCAACACCCATCTCATTTGATATAATGTTGGCAAGTGTAGTTTTGCCAAGACCAGGTGGTCCAAAAAGCAGTACATGGTCTAATGGTTCACTTCTCATCTTAGCTGCCTCTATGTAAATTTTTAGTTCCTCTTTAATCTTCATCTGTCCTATGTATTCAGACAATCTTTTTGGCCGTAAAGAATACTCGGAGGCGTCTTCCGGCGTAAAATTCTGCGTTAAAATCCTCTCCTCCATTTTATCACCTTATTTCATAAGCTTTTTCAATGCCTCTTTTAAAGCAGACTCTAAATTTGAACAGTCCACTCCCTCTAATGCTTTTATAGACTCTTGTTTTGTATATCCAAGTGATAACAGCGCATCAACCACATCATTTGACAAATCATCAAGTTTTACATCATGAGCAAATGTTAACTTGTCTTTAAGCTCCAATATAATCCGCTGTGCAGTTTTTTTACCAATGCCTGGTGACTTTTCTATAGCCTTTGAATCGCTGTTTCTTATGGCATCATAAAAACTTTCAATGGAAATTGTCGACAATATTGAAACTGCTGCTTTAGGTCCAACACCATTTACAGCTATCAATTTTTTAAAAATCTCCACTTCATTTGTCGTCAAAAATCCATAAAGTTGAAATCCATCCTCTTTAACATGCATGTATGTATAAAGCTTAATTATCTCACTTGTATTTGTCAACTGACTTAAAGTGCTCCTTGGCACTATTATTTTAAAACCTATGCCAAGCGTTTCAATAACAACGTAGTCAATGCCTTTTTCAACAATATGACCCTTTATGTAATCTATCATTTTAATGACCCCAATTTCGCATTCAAAATATTGCTGTTGCTGTGGCAAAGTGCAACTGCCAGCGCGTCGGCAACATCATCTGGTTTTGGTATCTCATCTAACCTTAAGATTGCCTTTACCATATTCTGAACTTGCTTTTTTTCAGCTCTCCCGTAACCTACTACAGATTGTTTTACTTGCAATGGAGTATATTCAAACACTTGTATTCCACAATTTACTGCAGCTAAAATAGCCACGCCTCTTGCTTCACCTATAGTTATGACAGTTTTAGCATTCTTGTTAAAAAAAAGCTCTTCAATGGCCATCACATCAGGCCTATACTTTTCAATCAGAGACTTTATACCATCGTACACATCTTTAAGCCTCAAACTTTTTTCGGCTCCAACTGGCGTTGTAATAGCCCCGTACTCCAAAACCTTAAATTTTCCGCCATTGTCATCAATTATTCCATAGCCCATAATTGCAATTCCAGGATCAATACCAATAATTCTCATCAAATTCCTCCTCGTATACTATTTTAACATCTACATCGTACATAGACAAGAAAAAACTCCCTAAAATATCGGGAGTTTAGCTGCTTAAATTTGCAAGTATTGAGTACGCTTCATCCGCATCTTTCACAACAATGTTGTTTAAAATCCTCTCTTTATCGTTTGGATTTAAATTATTTACCAAAATGTCCGTCTTTTCCACAAGGGTTTTCCCACCATTTCCATCTGATTTATATAATGACACATACCCATTCAAGCTGGAAATTATGTAATAACCTGGTGGAAAACCATCTTCTTCTTTGTAAAGTATCACTTCTTCACTGTCAAATTTTTTAATACTCCATCCATTATAAATTTTCGCAATTTCGTCTTTGCTTTTGCCAGCAATCGAAACACCTATTTTCTGTTCTTCCTTTATTATATCTCCATTTCCTTTATATAACGTCTCGAAAATCAATTTTCCATTTGGGCTGACACTGCTATTTGTAAGAATGCTATTGACTTTTGTATTGGTATATTGCGGCATTTTTGAAGAATGATTGTAATATCTTATATAATACAAGTATCCTGCTAAAAAAATTGCAACAAAAATCAATACAATAGGTATAATTTTCCTTATAAAATATTTCATACAATAATTACCTACCTTCACCATTACAATTTAACTTTTTTGTAATTATACCCAATAAAAAATTTTTTATACTAAAATTTTTTGAAGGATTTTGTAAAATTATATCGAATATTATCATTTGAAAGGAGTTGATTAATATAATATGCTAAATCAAATTGTTATATTCAAATTAAACGACGAGGAATTTTGCGTAGATATAATGGATGTATTAGAGATAATCCGTATGCAGTCAATAACAAAAGTACCTGATGTGCCAAGCTTTGTAGAAGGCATTATCAATCTAAGGGGCATAGTAATACCAATCATAGATCTTAAGAAAAGACTAAACATGAAACTTACAGAATACGACGATGACACAAGAATAATAATCATTAAGATCAATGAAAAATCTGTTGGATTTATCGTTGACTCTGTGACAGAAGTATTGCACGTAGAGCCTGAATCTATAAAAGAAGCACCAGATATCATAGCAGGAATAGGAAAAGAATACATAGAATCAGTAGTAAGCTATGACGAACGCCTGATTATAAACTTAAATTTAGAAAAAATACTGACAGAAAAAGAAAAAAAGGAGATAGAAGAAATGTAATCATTTCTTCTACTCCTCATCATCTGGCATATCGACGTTATGATATACTTCTTGCACATCATCATTTTCTTCCAACTTTTCTATGAATTTTTCAAATTTTTCATAATCGCTATCAGAAAGTTTTACCCTGTTTTGCGGAATCATCGTTATTTCAGCGGAAGACACGACATATCCAGCCTTATTTATTGCATCTTTAACAGCTTGAAAGTTAGAAGGATCCGTCAAAATCTCATATTCATCGCCATCAGATGAAAAATCGTCAGCTCCTGCATCTATTGCAACCATTGCCAATTCATCTTCATCGATATTATCACTCTTTTCCACCGTTATAATGCCTTTTTTGTCAAACATCCAAGCGACGCATCCAGTTGAACCTAAGCTTCCACCGCTTCTATCAAATATATGCCTTATATCTCCAGCAGTCCTATTCTTGTTATCTGTCAAAGCCTCTACTATTATTGCAGAACCTGCAGGTCCATATCCTTCATAAACGACTTCCTCCAGATTACCACCGCTTAACTCTCCAGTGCCTTTCTTTATAGCCCTCTGTATGTTCTCGTTTGGAAGATTATTAGCTTTCGCTTTTTCTATAGCATCCCTTAATTTGCTGTTAGTCTCAGGATCACCGCCTTCTTTCGCCGCCATTATTATGTCTTTTGTAAGTTTTGTAAATATTTTCCCTTTCTGCGCATCCATCTTTTCTTTTTTGTGCTTTATATTAGCCCATTTTGAATGTCCAGACATAAAAATAAACCTCCTTTACTTTGTGCCAAAATTATTTTATCAAAAAAAGCCTCATAAGTAAATTTAAAATCGCATCAAAAAATCAGTCATATCATTAAGACTAACACATAAAAATTTTAAACCTATACATATCTTATGTCAATTATGCAAGAATAATATAATAAAAAGTTTAAGGTGATATTGATGAAATGAAAAGATATGTAAAATTAATACTCATTGGCTTTATGACTGGAGTTTTAAATGGACTATTTGGAGCTGGCGGTGGAACTATCATCGTACCTTTTATGGTTTTTTTGCTTGGAATCGAAGACCATAAAGCACATGCGACAGCGATATCAATAATTCTTCCACTGACGATTTTTAGCTCTATCATATACATTAAAAGCGGCATATTCAACTTGCCGATAACTTTAAATGTTACACTGGGCAGTGTAGTAGGCGGTCTTTTAGGTGCATCTATCTTAAATAAAGTACCTATAAAGTATTTGCGAAAAATATTTGGAATAATAATGATTGCTGCGTCTATAAGGATTTTATTGACTAAATAAATTCGAAAGGGATACAATGCAATGAAATTATTTATAATAGGTTTTTTATCTGGTATCATTGGAGGTATGGGTATTGGCGGTGGAACAATTTTAATCCCAAGTTTGACGATTTTTGCAAATATTGAGCAACACATGGCTCAAAGTGTAAATTTGTTATCATTCATTCCGACAGCCACCATCGCACTCCTATATCATTTAAAGCAAAAAAATGTAGTTTTAAATATTATTTTAAATATAATATTAAGCGGTTTAGTGGGAAGTCTTATCGGCTCATATATATCAATTTACATCAATTCATACATGTTAAAAAGGCTATTTGCGGTATTCCTATTTATCATGGGAATTTACGAAATAATATCAAAGCAAAAGATAGGTGAAAAACAAGATGAAAAAGCGCAAAATAAAAAAATCAAGTAAAAAATTTAAAATAAATAGATCTAAACTGGAAGTATGCGAAAACTATTATGTTACAAATGACATCAATTGGGATGGCAGAGGCGAAACTTGATTATTTTCGCCTATCTGTCTCCATCATTACACACGTATTGTAAACAACATTAAGTCCTAAATTGTTAGCTTTTTCAATCAGTTCATCGCTTTCAGCTCCCGGCTGAAACCAAATAATATCCACACCGAGTTTTGCCGCTTCTTCAACAAAAGCATCACCTATTTTAGGTGATACAACCATATCAACAACCTCAGGAACAACTGGCAGCTTTGATAATGATTCGTAGCACTTATCACCATCAACACTTTCATAATTAGGGTTAACAGGATAAACAGTATAACCTTCCAACTTTAAATTTTTGTATATCTTGTACCCAAACTTATTTTTTCTATCTGTAGCACCTACAACAGCCCATACCTTTCTCTTTAGAGCTTCTTCAACATAATCCATTTTATCACACCTTTCAAATTATCTTATCATTAGATACTTATTTGTCCTCTCTTGGCATTTTCCGTTTATATATGACATTTCATCAATAGGTTTGACAAGTAAAACAGATGTATGGGAATGTTTTCTTTTGGCTCTCGGCATTCTATTGCCGCTTTCAAAAGCGTCTATTATATTTTTAGCTTTAAAGTACCTTGTAACAGTTATTTCTTTTGAATTGCCTAAATGACCACATGAAATCAAGACTTTGTAATAATTCATTTAATGCACCCCCAGAATATGTGGCAATTCAAATTGATTTTATTAAATTCTATACAAGGTACAAAATGATTATTCTAAATATTTATCACCCGTTTTATAGAGATATAAATCATTTCCTTCTTTAATGATAGATTTTGCGTTTGTCAAATTTATAATATGCTTTATAAAATCATCTCTTTCATCATATTTAACGTACACAGTCAATGTAACCTTGTCAGTGTATTCGATATTTTTAATTATATAATTATTTTTCAACAACTCGTTTTGTACTGTGCCAAATATAGTGTAATCTACAGTTATGTACAAGCTTTTAAACAGGATCTTTTCAACGATAGTTGCAGCCTCAAGCCCTAACTTTGCGCTCTTTACATAAGCCCTTATTAAGCCACCAGCACCAAGCAGTATACCTCCAAAATACCTTGTCACAACAACAGCTACATTTTTTAATCCTTCACTCTTTATAACATTTAAAACAGGTACGCCGGCTGTGCCAGAAGGCTCCCCATCATCGCTATACCTCTGTACCTCATCCCTTTCTCCTAAAATATAAGCATACACATTGTGAGTAGCATCCCTATGAGCACTTTTTATACTATTTACAAACTCGATTGCTTCATCTTCGTTTTGTACAGGTTTTGCGTGTCCTATAAACCGCGATCGCTTTATTTCTACTTCTTTACATCCATATTTATATATCGTTTTATAAGTATAGAGCAAACTACCACCTCGTAATAAATTATACCAAACTTTTGCATAAAAATAAAAGCCATAAGGCTTTTATTTTTATGCAATAACCTTGTTTAAAGATTTGTACTTGTAATAAGAAACGTTTACTAAAGCCCTGTCCTGACTATAAGTTATAAGTTCCAAAGCCTTCTCAATTGGGTAAAAGCCGCCGTCTGAAAAGCCATCTTCACTGCTAATATTGAATTCTCGATCATCTGTAGACATTAAATACCATGTGATTTTATTGTAGACAGGACGTTGACGTGTAACAGAATAGAATTCGTAACTAGTTTCACCAGCAGTAGACAGGACATTCAAAGATTTTAAGCCGGTTTCAGCCCGTACTCTCCTTAATGCTGCATCAACAGACAGTTCATTGTTTCTAATTGCGCCTTTAGGCAATACCCACTCATTTTTTTCATTCTTTAGGAGAAATACCTCATCTCCCCTAAATACAACTCCACCAGAGCATTCTCTTATTAACATATATAAGCCCCCTAAGCTTTTTATATTTATTGTGATTTAATCACAATATTTGCTTATTATATAATATTCTTTATAAACTCTTAAATTCCTTCTAAAATTTTATTTTTAATTTTATTTTATTATTTCCACAATAAAAGAAAATTATGTATAAATTTATCTTCGTTTCTAAAAATGGTTAAAAGTCTTAGAATAATTAATATAGATTCAATCAAAAATATATTTGAAAGGAGCGATTTGAATGCATATTATATACCACTGTTACGGAGGAACTCATACATCGGTTATAGCTTCTTACATCCATATTGGGATGCTGCCAACAGATAAAATTCCTTCAAAATCAGAAATTGAAGGAATTCCTATGTTTGACAGATTAAATGGTCAAAATGATACAGGTCATATAGTCTTAATAGGTACAGATGAATATGGCAACAACGTATATTCTTTAGGCGTAAAAAATGGAAAAAAACTCGTGGAGCCAGCTTTAAAAGATCTATATTATCATTTATTCAATACAAATGATGGTTTGCTTATTATTGATACATCATCTGCTACAAACTGGATAATGAAAATAGGTGGTTTCACGTCCATAGCTTTGAAAATGCCTGTAATAGGAAGACCTCTTGTATCATATGGAGTGACAAAAGCATACAAAAACATAGTTCAGATTGTAAAAAATGTAAAAGCACAAGAAAGTGCTGAATATAACGCTATCAAGAGACAATAAAATCTTTCAACACATTTCTCTCCATCGCACTTACTTGTGCTTTTATCTTGATTCCTTTTTCATCATACTCCTCTTTTAAAATTTTAGAGTTTTTCTTCAAAAACAAGTATTCATTACTATTTGCGTAAGAAAAATAGAAATCTAAAATAAACAAATCACTGTATGCAAATCTGTCAACCGCCTTTAACAATTCATCAATCCCAATTCTTTCTTTAGCAGAAATATATACACTATCACCTTTGTTTTCAGGCACCTTATCCAAAAGATCGGATTTGTTGTAAACATTTATCTTAGGCTTATTAATGACATCAAGATCTTTAAGAACACCCTCAACTACACCGATTTTATGCATTACATCTTTTGCAGATATATCTATAACATGAAGTAAAACATCTGCATATTTTAGCTCCTCCAATGTAGACTTAAAAGCTTCCACTAAATCATGTGGAAGTTTTCTTATAAATCCAACTGTATCAATCAAAACAATTTCTCGCCCAGATGGCAAAACAAGTTTCCTTGCTGTTGGATCAAGCGTAGCAAAAAGCTTATCTTCAGCATAGACTGAAGCATTTGTAAGTACATTCATCAATGTAGATTTGCCAGCATTTGTGTATCCTATTATGGCTACAACAGGAACTTCATTTTTTCTCCTTCTCCCTCTTAAAAGCTCTCTGTGTCTTCTTAAATCATCTATTTTTGCTTCGATCGCTCTTATTCGCTCCTTAATATGTCGCCTATCTGTCTCAAGTTTTGTCTCACCGGGACCTCTTGTCCCTATACCACCACCTAACCTCGATAAATCATTTCCGATTCCTTGAAGTCTCGGCAATCTGTACTTCAATTGAGCAAGTTCAACTTGAAGTATACCCTCTGCCGACTTTGCTCTTTTCGCAAAAATGTCTAGAATAAGACCTGTCCTATCGATTACTTTTTTATTCACAACATCTTCGATATTTTTAATCTGGATACCCGTAAGCTCATCATTAACAATTATCATACTAACATCATTATTTTCAATGAATTCTTTTAATTCCATAAGCTTGCCTTTACCTATATAACTTGTCCTATCTATGTTCGTTCTTGATTGTGTCATTACACCTACAACTTCTGCACCGGCTGTCTCTGCCAGCTCTTTTAATTCGTCCATGCTTTCATTATCATCATCATTTATAATTACTCCCACTAATACTGCCTTTTCCTTGCTATCATTTATTTCATTGCCCATAAAATTCACTCCACACATGTATTCGATACATATATATTATCCTGTCTTAACAAAATAATCAACATTTTTAAATTAGGTATTGAAATTTTAGTTTTTATATGATAATATATCTAATGTGACGTGCCGAAGTGGTGAAACTGGCAGACGCGCTGGACTCAAAATCCAGTGGTAGCGATACCGTGTGGGTTCGAGTCCCACCTTCGGCACCAAAGATAAGCCAATAATTTTATTTTATTAAGATAAAAAAAGTCTTTATATAATAACAAAGAAATTTAAAGGTTGCTGTTTTACGCATCATAAAAGAGCAGGATGTAGGGATCCTGCTCTTCTGATTTTGCTACATTATTATTCATTAGTTTTTTCTAACAAGTTGAAGATTAGCTGTACCATTATACTTAGTATCAAGTACATATATATCAAGGATGTATTTTTCTTTCGATATATCCTTTTTAATTACTTTGGGTTCAGTAGTAGTGCTGGAAATCTCAAGGTAATATGAAAGATAATTTAAATCAGGATTATATCCATAAACAACAACAAGAGTTTCATATTGCTGAAATTGATAAACCCATACCAAATCTCTTTGC
The window above is part of the Thermoanaerobacterium sp. PSU-2 genome. Proteins encoded here:
- the ruvB gene encoding Holliday junction branch migration DNA helicase RuvB; protein product: MEERILTQNFTPEDASEYSLRPKRLSEYIGQMKIKEELKIYIEAAKMRSEPLDHVLLFGPPGLGKTTLANIISNEMGVGIRITSGPAIERAGDLAAILTNLQENDILFIDEIHRLNRSVEEILYPAMEDFELDIIIGKGPSARSLRLDLPHFTLIGATTRAGLMTSPLRDRFGVIMRLEFYSVEELSEIIKRSSAILNIGINDEAAYELGRRSRGTPRIANRLLKRVRDFAQVKGNGFIDFHIAKDALDMLGVDDMGLEYIDRKMLKSIIEKFSGGPVGIDTIAASIGEESDTIEDVYEPYLMQIGFLNRTPRGRIATKLAYEYLNYSLPE
- the ruvA gene encoding Holliday junction branch migration protein RuvA, translating into MIDYIKGHIVEKGIDYVVIETLGIGFKIIVPRSTLSQLTNTSEIIKLYTYMHVKEDGFQLYGFLTTNEVEIFKKLIAVNGVGPKAAVSILSTISIESFYDAIRNSDSKAIEKSPGIGKKTAQRIILELKDKLTFAHDVKLDDLSNDVVDALLSLGYTKQESIKALEGVDCSNLESALKEALKKLMK
- the ruvC gene encoding crossover junction endodeoxyribonuclease RuvC — its product is MRIIGIDPGIAIMGYGIIDDNGGKFKVLEYGAITTPVGAEKSLRLKDVYDGIKSLIEKYRPDVMAIEELFFNKNAKTVITIGEARGVAILAAVNCGIQVFEYTPLQVKQSVVGYGRAEKKQVQNMVKAILRLDEIPKPDDVADALAVALCHSNSNILNAKLGSLK
- a CDS encoding chemotaxis protein CheW — encoded protein: MLNQIVIFKLNDEEFCVDIMDVLEIIRMQSITKVPDVPSFVEGIINLRGIVIPIIDLKKRLNMKLTEYDDDTRIIIIKINEKSVGFIVDSVTEVLHVEPESIKEAPDIIAGIGKEYIESVVSYDERLIINLNLEKILTEKEKKEIEEM
- a CDS encoding YebC/PmpR family DNA-binding transcriptional regulator; translated protein: MSGHSKWANIKHKKEKMDAQKGKIFTKLTKDIIMAAKEGGDPETNSKLRDAIEKAKANNLPNENIQRAIKKGTGELSGGNLEEVVYEGYGPAGSAIIVEALTDNKNRTAGDIRHIFDRSGGSLGSTGCVAWMFDKKGIITVEKSDNIDEDELAMVAIDAGADDFSSDGDEYEILTDPSNFQAVKDAINKAGYVVSSAEITMIPQNRVKLSDSDYEKFEKFIEKLEENDDVQEVYHNVDMPDDEE
- a CDS encoding sulfite exporter TauE/SafE family protein, translated to MKRYVKLILIGFMTGVLNGLFGAGGGTIIVPFMVFLLGIEDHKAHATAISIILPLTIFSSIIYIKSGIFNLPITLNVTLGSVVGGLLGASILNKVPIKYLRKIFGIIMIAASIRILLTK
- a CDS encoding sulfite exporter TauE/SafE family protein, with the protein product MKLFIIGFLSGIIGGMGIGGGTILIPSLTIFANIEQHMAQSVNLLSFIPTATIALLYHLKQKNVVLNIILNIILSGLVGSLIGSYISIYINSYMLKRLFAVFLFIMGIYEIISKQKIGEKQDEKAQNKKIK
- a CDS encoding CoA-binding protein → MDYVEEALKRKVWAVVGATDRKNKFGYKIYKNLKLEGYTVYPVNPNYESVDGDKCYESLSKLPVVPEVVDMVVSPKIGDAFVEEAAKLGVDIIWFQPGAESDELIEKANNLGLNVVYNTCVMMETDRRK
- a CDS encoding YigZ family protein, producing the protein MLYTYKTIYKYGCKEVEIKRSRFIGHAKPVQNEDEAIEFVNSIKSAHRDATHNVYAYILGERDEVQRYSDDGEPSGTAGVPVLNVIKSEGLKNVAVVVTRYFGGILLGAGGLIRAYVKSAKLGLEAATIVEKILFKSLYITVDYTIFGTVQNELLKNNYIIKNIEYTDKVTLTVYVKYDERDDFIKHIINLTNAKSIIKEGNDLYLYKTGDKYLE
- a CDS encoding NUDIX hydrolase translates to MLIRECSGGVVFRGDEVFLLKNEKNEWVLPKGAIRNNELSVDAALRRVRAETGLKSLNVLSTAGETSYEFYSVTRQRPVYNKITWYLMSTDDREFNISSEDGFSDGGFYPIEKALELITYSQDRALVNVSYYKYKSLNKVIA
- a CDS encoding DUF3189 family protein — protein: MHIIYHCYGGTHTSVIASYIHIGMLPTDKIPSKSEIEGIPMFDRLNGQNDTGHIVLIGTDEYGNNVYSLGVKNGKKLVEPALKDLYYHLFNTNDGLLIIDTSSATNWIMKIGGFTSIALKMPVIGRPLVSYGVTKAYKNIVQIVKNVKAQESAEYNAIKRQ
- the hflX gene encoding GTPase HflX, with protein sequence MGNEINDSKEKAVLVGVIINDDDNESMDELKELAETAGAEVVGVMTQSRTNIDRTSYIGKGKLMELKEFIENNDVSMIIVNDELTGIQIKNIEDVVNKKVIDRTGLILDIFAKRAKSAEGILQVELAQLKYRLPRLQGIGNDLSRLGGGIGTRGPGETKLETDRRHIKERIRAIEAKIDDLRRHRELLRGRRRKNEVPVVAIIGYTNAGKSTLMNVLTNASVYAEDKLFATLDPTARKLVLPSGREIVLIDTVGFIRKLPHDLVEAFKSTLEELKYADVLLHVIDISAKDVMHKIGVVEGVLKDLDVINKPKINVYNKSDLLDKVPENKGDSVYISAKERIGIDELLKAVDRFAYSDLFILDFYFSYANSNEYLFLKKNSKILKEEYDEKGIKIKAQVSAMERNVLKDFIVS